A single region of the Candidatus Angelobacter sp. genome encodes:
- a CDS encoding response regulator yields MEDETFAQKAIRQVLENNGYSVLTAADGSTAVSFAVSEAPDLIILDLGLDSGDPFAQQWDGFVVMDWLRRMTSEKRIPVIVLTASDPATTQQRALEAGAIAFFQKPADADQLVAAIKTALGESH; encoded by the coding sequence GTGGAAGATGAAACCTTCGCGCAAAAGGCCATCCGACAGGTGTTGGAGAACAATGGCTACTCCGTCCTGACAGCCGCCGACGGCTCAACCGCTGTGAGCTTCGCGGTGTCTGAAGCACCTGACCTGATCATCCTGGATCTCGGGCTGGATAGCGGTGATCCGTTTGCGCAGCAGTGGGACGGTTTTGTGGTCATGGACTGGTTAAGGCGCATGACGAGCGAAAAGCGCATCCCGGTAATTGTGCTGACGGCATCAGACCCCGCCACAACCCAGCAACGCGCCCTGGAAGCCGGTGCGATCGCCTTCTTCCAAAAGCCCGCCGACGCAGACCAGCTCGTCGCAGCGATCAAAACCGCGCTCGGCGAATCCCACTGA
- a CDS encoding pyridoxal phosphate-dependent aminotransferase family protein, translated as MKSLAPPLQQTDRTCVLYRGRRFSYFGGCDYYRLSSHPTIIAALVAGLKKYGLTTAASRKTTGNHFLYGQLEKRLAGFFGTADAVLVSNGYATNLVVAQALAGGFSHVLIDEKAHASLVDATVFFDGPIINFSHRDTSAVRRIMERIGRQSRPVLLTDGMFSHDGGLAPIDGYLRSLPRNAAILLDDAHGAGILGKTGKGTAEQLGVRSDRIVQTISLGKAFGVYGGAVLGARSVCDRIRDRSRLFGGNTPPPLPLVNAALQAVRILGSDRSLPRRLQQNVQILRSELQQTDFLVPDTPGPIMAVVPQTPAQARRLTKQLVGQRVYPSFIRYPGGADAGYFRFAISSEHSARQIISLARALTGVGTAGTK; from the coding sequence ATGAAATCACTCGCGCCACCGCTCCAACAAACGGATCGCACCTGCGTGCTGTATCGGGGGAGGAGGTTCTCGTATTTCGGCGGCTGTGACTATTACCGGCTGTCGAGCCATCCGACGATCATTGCTGCGCTTGTGGCGGGGCTGAAAAAGTACGGCCTGACCACCGCCGCGTCGCGCAAAACCACCGGCAACCATTTTCTATACGGGCAGCTTGAGAAGCGTCTGGCCGGATTCTTTGGCACTGCCGACGCCGTTCTCGTTTCCAACGGGTACGCGACAAACCTTGTCGTGGCGCAGGCGCTCGCGGGCGGCTTTTCCCATGTGCTGATTGACGAGAAAGCGCACGCGAGTCTGGTGGACGCGACCGTTTTTTTTGACGGTCCAATCATCAATTTTTCCCACCGCGACACCAGTGCGGTCAGGCGTATCATGGAACGAATCGGGCGGCAGTCACGGCCGGTGCTGTTGACCGACGGGATGTTCTCGCATGATGGCGGACTGGCTCCAATCGACGGATATCTTCGCAGCTTGCCGAGAAACGCGGCGATTCTGCTCGACGACGCCCATGGGGCCGGAATTTTGGGAAAGACGGGCAAAGGAACGGCCGAGCAATTGGGCGTACGATCGGATCGCATCGTGCAAACGATTTCACTCGGGAAGGCTTTCGGCGTTTATGGCGGCGCCGTTCTCGGCGCGCGCTCCGTCTGCGATCGCATTCGCGACAGAAGCCGTTTATTCGGCGGCAACACGCCGCCGCCGCTGCCTCTGGTTAACGCCGCCTTGCAAGCCGTGCGCATCCTGGGATCGGATCGGTCGCTGCCCCGCCGTTTGCAACAGAATGTTCAAATCCTCCGGAGCGAATTGCAGCAGACGGATTTTCTCGTGCCTGACACTCCAGGTCCGATCATGGCAGTGGTTCCACAGACTCCGGCGCAGGCGCGCCGGTTGACGAAGCAGTTGGTCGGGCAGCGGGTTTATCCCAGCTTCATCCGCTATCCGGGTGGAGCCGACGCGGGATATTTCCGGTTTGCAATATCGAGTGAACATAGCGCACGGCAGATCATAAGTCTGGCGCGCGCCCTGACCGGTGTCGGGACCGCCGGGACGAAGTAG